GGACAGGATGCCCTTCTCCACTCACAGCATTTGTAAACACTTGTCCACTAAATCCCAGCTAAAAACGTAAAGGAGAtattcacccaaaaatgaaacaaacaactACTGCCAAATGAGTGTCTACAGATAAGACAAACTCAGGCAACGCATGCATAATGTCCCGTTCTGTACGATCACTTCATAAAAGCTTCAAGAGATGAAGTAAAAAGACAGTCATTTTTGCACTGCTGTAAAAGTAGGCATGTCATATAAACATTCCTGTCTTTTAAACATTCTTCTGACAGACAGTGTATGCAGCCTTTCCCAGATTTCACTTGGAAACTCAAACTCCCATAGTTCATTGCAAAGACTCTTCTATGTCTGTACCTGATGGATTCGGCCATCTTGGTGCTCTCCTTCTTCCTGTCATCGGTCAGCCGGCGGATGAAGTAGATGAAGTCCAGGCCAAAGCAGAACACGCTGCCCACCGCGCTCAAAAGGACCAGCTTGCTGTCGTCCGCTGCTGCCGTGGTCATGGCGCTCTGCACTTCCTTCATCACCTGagtcatcattatcatcatcatcatatcagCTATCTTTACTGCACAACGACAGATAATCTGTTctacacaaacaaaatcaagaCAAAGGACACCAGTATCATCATTGCTAATCTTTACTATCAGATATGTCATTATCTTAGCTTTTACGACCCTCTTAGCAACATTCCAGTCACAATAACCCATATAAATAATGTCAATCTATGAAATCGGATTTAAGATGGGCCACAATTTTTAATGAAGgccatttccattcattttcctgGAAATCACATACAGGCAAATCTTTATTATTCCGGTTGAAAATGGAGAATTGATTGCAGTTCAGCAATCTACTGCACACTGGAGTGCAATGAGAGTGTATCTATGGAACGGAACGGAGCAGGGAAGCACTGTTAAATCTGTACTGACATTGAAAGTGACATTAAATATAAGAGCTTGGCTCAGCAGAGGTGCCCACGCTAACTTAGCATGAATAATAAACGGCGAATGCTGCTGACCGCCACGCGCAGGCTCCTTCGGGGCGCAGGGGGGACTCACGTCGGGGTTGAGCGAGTTGTTCTCGGAGGTCTTGGTGGAGAGCAGGATGTGGGTGAAGCCGTCCTGCTTCTTGACCACGATGTCGCGGTAGCGGTAGGCGCTCTCCGTCTGGCGCACGCTGAAGCGCAGCCGCTTGTCGAAGGCCGAGGAGCGCTCCTCCAGGCGCCGCTTGCCCACCACGCCCGTCACCGCGCTCTGCAGGCTGGCCGTCCCGTTGGCCGCCAGGGCTGCCATGAACGTGGAcgtccctgggggggggggggggggaggcacggGGGTAAGCCGGTAAGCCGGACTCGGGCGGATCACAGGAAATCAGACACTGGAAGAGCACGCTCCCTGACATCAGATACGCGGGAAAGTTTCCGCTCTGTCAACCCAGCCAAGGAGCTCCCTTACAAAAACAACACCGCACAGAGTACACGAAAGGTGCAAAACCGGCTTGCAAGAAAACATCTAATGACAAATGTGATGTTTCCATTTCCAAAGTATCACATTTTTGATAGTGATATAAGCAGAATGCTTTCTTGCAAGGAAGCGTCACACCTATcattgaattcattttaaaatgtctcgTTAGCACAACTGGTGGTTGTGGTGACCGGTTGACTGCCAGTAAGGAGCTGCAATCTGAAATCCCCCGGCTGGTAGACACAATACTGTTAGGTGTGTTATTACTGGAGTCTAGACCAAAGCAAAAGCTGGATCCACCCATATTAATTACAACCCAAGGCACTCTTCCTCCCATTATAATGAGTACAGCCAAGAATGCTTTGGCAGGGTTGGTGTAATTAGCGGTTAGCGGATGAGCTTGGATTTAGTTAAAGATTTGCCTACGTGGCAGGTGTCTAGGCTCAAGGCCATCTACACTTCCAACTGGTTCTTTCTTTTGGAAACAAGCAGGACAAAGTTCTTCACACATATCAACACTCCCAAAACATCcatattttgtttgctttaaaacGCTGATATAGGTTCACTGATCTGCCATGTTTAACTGGCATGAAATTCATCTTCACTTCCTCAGAGCAAGTCAAGTGGTGTAAGATTTCAGCTGAATTTTAAAGAACGCTTTCAAAACCAATGACTCTCCATTTCTAAGTGATGACAGTATTTCTATATTTAGCCTAAACTCATCCAAAAGCTTATTACATAGCTACCTATCAAACAGGTGTGCCTGCATGTATGCAATAATGTAGGCTCTGCGCCATTTGCTTCTTTGCAATGGCCTGAAAACTGGAGCCAATCTTTTGGCCAGCTATAGCTCCCAAAAACAAACCCTGTGAAGGTCGTTCACATGCTCTAGACCACAGAATGAGGTACTGAGAGCAGAGACTGTGTcaagctacacacacacacacacacacacacacaaacacacacgcgcacacatgctaCAGTACAGTGGCCAAAAAAGACGGTCAGAGACTTCAGACTAGGCAGCAGGAAGAGACCAGAGACGTGGGTTTGTGATGATCACATAAGAATGGTTATTTTAACCTTCTTCAGACCTCCATCTGCATCTCGGGTCTCTTCCTGCTGCCAAGGCAAAAGCAGTCCTGACGTGCTCCTCTCTGAGCTCCACTCTGTACAGGAGTACACTGCACTGTGCCACTCCTCCCTAGTGGCATGGTGCTGGTTTTGCAGACATTCTGCTCTTTGGATCGTTTATTGATTTGGAGCACGTTCCCCGTTATGCGTGCACTTTCTTTTTGAAGTGCGATCGTCCATGTGGGCCACCATTGTATAAATGCTtgaacacaaacaggtaaacaTGGACAATCACTGTATCCATTTTCTGCCGCTCTTTGTATGTACATGCTGCACTGTGATAGATGGCCACTAGTCTGAGTGGAAGGCCTTATTAAATCCCACTCCAAAGATGTCCCCAAAGGAACTGCACTCAGGAACTGAAGATCAGGCTGTTCCTTTCGAATCGGTCATGAATCTTGAGTTCACGGTCTGCCACCTCCTCACAGGGAGACCGTCTGTAATGTACCATGTCATAACCATCACACCTCTAcaaacactgcagaacacagcacacttaTATGCTGTTACTACGGCAACACAGCTACAGCGCTCACCCTTATCAGGACAACTACAGCAAAGACACCACAGCAACGCTATTACAGTCCAAACAACTGGGACATCCCAGCAACAATGGCACCAGAGACCGCACCAGAAACTGCACCATATTTTACACCAGAAACTGCACCCACAGGCCCCACAGCTACCATCACACCCAACGGAGGCCACCATCACCCACAGCCTACCATCACCCAGCAGGCCACTACCATCGACCCACGGGCCCCACCAGCACCCCACAGCCACCATCCACACCATCACCCATGGGCCCTTTCACCCACGGCCCAGTCCGGCCATTTCAAGCCGTTCCACTGTCTGGGCCCTGAAGAGCACTCTCACAGTCTGAAGGGACCCTGAAGCGCGTACCTTTCCCGTTGAGTGTGCGCACGGCCGCAGGCGTGATGGGGACGGGCGGAGGGGGCAGGATGGTCTGGGAGCGCGGGCGGGTGCCCATGCGGGCCCTCTCCTCCCCGGGCCCCAGCAGGGCGGCCGGGGGCTTCTCCAGAAGGGCCACCTCGGGGGGCACGGCGTCGGGCTCCTGGCCCGTCTGCTCCAGGCTGTGGGCCGCCTCGCTGGGGGACTCCTCCGAGTCCGCCCGGCTGTTCATGGGGCTCTTGGGCACCAGGATCTTGATGCCGGACCGGGCCAGGTCCATGGTCCGCCGGCCGGGCCCGACGGCGTGGGCCCCCGGCACGGCCGCCGCCACGCCGCTGGGGTTGCTGGGGTTGCCGGTGCGCCGGTACTTTGGGGCGGAGAGAAACGGCGGGGCGTCCGCCTTAGCGTCCGAGTCGCCGGCGCCGAGCGGCGGGTCTTGGTGCTGTCGCTTGGCGACCGTGGggaccgcggcggcggcgggagggggggcggcggcggcggggccgGCGCTCTTGGCCAGCGCGTGGCCCCCGAGCTGCGGTCTGGAGATCTGTTTGCGGGCGTTGCTGGGGCCCGAGCTGGGCGAGCTGCGCGTGGAGCGGAGCAGGGAGCCGTCCCGCTGCCGCTCGCTCTGCAGACGGTTGAACTCGTGGATGAACTCCATGCAGTTGGACAGGTGCGTCTCCGGCTCCCAGGTGTCCCCCTCGAACCCGTAGCCCCTCCAGCGGACCAGGTACTCCATCTTGCCCTTCTTATTTTTCCGCTTGTCCACAATCTTCTCAACCTGGAGGACGACAAAAAGACGTCCGTGAAATAAGAGCATGAACCACCCTCATTATCACAGAAAAACCTTCTTCCTTGTCACGTCAATATTAATAAGGCCCTTTTAAAAACAGGCAGTGGACAGCATCCAGGGGAATAAAACCACCCTTACTTACCCATTACACAATTCCCATTGCAATCTTATATCTTTGGTCTCTGGCCCTACAGAAGCTGTTATTTCCCAGCTCCACACAGCATAGTGCTGTCAGGCGGCAGAGCAGGAGCATGAAGGAAGAGGTTGGGTGGAGGCAGGCAGCCACAAACCTCCCTGCGACACCCTAATCATTACGGGCAGGAAAGGCAAACAGCGCAGGAGAAATTGATAGTGACAGAGACACATTATCCGTCCAACGGAGCACAGCATCCAGGCGCAGTCAGAGGCTGCCATTATAAAACTGACAAACCACAGCCCTGTCAACTGCCGCCCCACACATCTTAGCCACAAGGCCACTTCAGTCTGCTTTTGAGACTGCTCCCCGGCACCTGGGGAGACGTGAGCGGCAGGGTCACGGCGTGTGAAGTAACCGCTCTCTCCAGAAGAGCGTGGACTGGAGACCTCGCGGAAGGAGGCGGGGAAAGGTTAACGGCGCGCGTTAGCCAAGCGACGTGAGAAGCCAAAAAGGTCAATCTCAGCATCACAGCGAAAGCAAGCGTCCCACAACCCCAAGTCTCGCATCTTTTTTACGAAAACGATTTTctgatgaaatgttttaatttgggAACTTGGAAACAAAGGGTAGAGGCATAGCGGGCGCTCACGAATCGTCGTTTGGAAACCACCTGATTTTGTCAGCCTTTCCGCTGGATGTCTAAGCCTGGGAAGGATCCGTAAGGGCTAACCCAAATATACGATTCCCTCTTCAATTCCACGGAAACGCATAAATGACTGAGGCAAATAACCTGGggcctttttctgtttctccgCTGCTGACATCAGCTCAGTGATCTTCACTTTCCACCATTTTAACAGGATTTAGACAAAAATGTGGGTCCAGAGTTTCTGCAATAACGTAGATCTTGAACTATCAGGAAATATACGAACTGATGGAGTATGGAGTTCATCAGAAAAGAAAAGTGAGATGCTCAAGAAACAGAACATCAACAGCCCTCACCCAAATCTGGCAGGAATGTATGGCAGCCGAAAGCCATAAATCTAGTGTCTCTTCTGAAAGGGTAGGGCTCATTTCACAgaagtgaaagtgaaaataattagtAACTGTTACAAATGCTACTCAGAACCCAGAGGTAATCACAGATACTCAACGGTGCCACTGACCAGCCAAAGCACCTCAACAATTCCCCCATTAACATGAAAGCTTGTCCAgtacctcctccaccccccagcGGCCAGCGGCAACCTCCGACTTCCGAGAGCTGCTTGGCGGCTGAAAAAAGCAGCGGTTACGCAAGGAGGCGCGGCCACACAGGATTCACCACGCGCACACCTGACCGCGGTATCGAAGGGATGAGACAGCAAGTGGGAGCACTGTTCCTTCACATGAGTGAAACTGCTGGGAGCAAGCAGCAGGACAAACATGGCAACCACACAACCTATTGGCCAAAGCAACTGCATCGCCTGCATTTTACACTTCAAAGAGCAGACAGTACATTAGGGCAAGAGCAAGAAACCCTCGTCCATTTAAAACTGAAGAACATGCAATCTGTAAATGAAGTATGACATTCAATCCATCTTGTTcgttttgattattttaaactCGGGTACAAATTGATACATATCTTTTTGCCTGCAAAATACTGGAGCAAAACACCGGCACCGTGTGAGAACAGCAGCAAAAACCTAATATAACCACTTTATCCAATCAGAATAAAGTCCTCTTACGAGAAAGTGAGCTCTTTCAGCTCTCTAACACTGACTCTGGGGAGCCATTTTAACACACGCTTTTTGGAATTTTCACTTCTCTTTGCTTGCTTGCCGTTTGCCCTTCATCTCCACACTTGTCCCTTCCCTCAGAGAAGAGACGACTGCGCCGACGTGCAATGCACACAAAACCACGCAGAGCCCGCCCCTCGGCCCGCCCCTCGGCCCGCCCCGGCCGCTACCCACAAACCGTCACCAGTGGAAAAAACCCACCTTTCTCCGTTTCCCCATCCGCAAAAACAGGTGACACTTTATTACGAGCCCTCACTGCCTCGCAGTGCTGCAGCTGGACCTGACACCACCCGACAGACTGAGAAGCGCAGTCCTGAGCTCGCACACCCCAGCTCAAGTAACAGCGCTAGCATGGAAGCACTGAAACTGACAGGATAGGATCTGCAGCCTTACTTTagattacagtacattacattactgccattcaGGAgaccagagcgacttacacaactttcagctttttttttttttttaaacaaagtatccatttatacagctggatattaactgaagcaattcaggttaagtaccttgctcaagggtggaacagcagtgtcctatccgAGAACTGAACCCGAAATGCATACTGGGTAAAGAAATGGGTTACAAGCCCATAtgcttacccattatactacattgcctCCCATTATACCGCAGCTGATGCATGCTTCCCTTCGCTCTACCTGAACCTGTAATTGCCTTATTGGGTCAACTGCTGGGCTAGGAGTTATTATGTGGTGCAGTTATCCATGCACTCAGAGCACCCAGCAGTCCATCTCTCAGAGACTTAGTGAATGCACAGAACTGTACCAGGGAACCGGGGAAAATGTGCTCATCTAACGGCTGACCTTATCTCTGCCGCTTAGAACGTGCTTCAAACCTCACTGTGGCTTTACATTCACTGTGCAGCATCTATGATCTAGAGAGAGTCAATAACCGCTCGAAAATGAACAAGGAGCAAGACTGGATTAACACACTTCTCACAACCGGCTTTGTGAGTGCCATCTGTCCAATCAAAGCCTCTCCCCAGGTTTCCAAAACGCTTGGGCCTGGAAATGCCtttaaaaatgcctttaaaaataCTTACCAATTTTAAAGCAATTATCAAAGCATTAAAACCAGTGGAAATTTCTtacttttcaataaaataacagaGGGAAGCAGTTGGGCATTATTATGTGGAATTCTGAATGTTATACccataataaataattgtactCATACTATATACCATCTAATGATACATGTAATACATAAGAACAGGCTTGCATATATTTCCACATGGCTGAAAGTCCCACTGAGTCCATCTATTTGGCGCGGTCTCCTCCACTGTTGCAGCAGGCCCTGCCGTTTCAGCTCATTATATTCCTGTCGCGGTGCTGATTTAGTGTGTGGGCAGGAGTGTCGCTCCCTGGTGCACCTCTGATTAAACCAGATGCTCGGCCCCGTGGTGTCGAGTGCTCCGCGGGCTCCAGGCAGCTGTTCCGCCGGAGGTCCGCGCGGCCCCAGTGCTGCCGGGCGGGGGCGCCCCTTGAGGCGCGCGGTTCACAGCCCGGGCCAGAGGGGGCACTGCTGAGGTCGCGTCCGTGAGAACACCGGGCAGAGGGGCCGCTCGGCCTTTTGAGAGAGCGGGCACTGCAGAGGGCAGGCTGTAAAGCACTACTGAGCGAGTACTGGGTTATCATGATATGCTAGCACACACGTCTGGTCAGTGCGCTGATGAGTCGTGACTCTTACACCGCCTCTGAGGAACGCCGACCCCAACGGAACCTTAACTGCACAGAAAACCTCCAGCTCTAACAGGGACCCCAGCTAGCTTCCACTCACTTTGGGAATGTGTACCAGCTGCAAATACCTCAAGTCTGAGAAATGaatgtgcgcacgcacgcacacacacacacacacacacacacacagatacagacacacacacgcacacacacacacacagacacagaaacagacacaga
This region of Anguilla rostrata isolate EN2019 chromosome 8, ASM1855537v3, whole genome shotgun sequence genomic DNA includes:
- the LOC135260932 gene encoding chromodomain Y-like protein, coding for MASEELYEVEKIVDKRKNKKGKMEYLVRWRGYGFEGDTWEPETHLSNCMEFIHEFNRLQSERQRDGSLLRSTRSSPSSGPSNARKQISRPQLGGHALAKSAGPAAAAPPPAAAAVPTVAKRQHQDPPLGAGDSDAKADAPPFLSAPKYRRTGNPSNPSGVAAAVPGAHAVGPGRRTMDLARSGIKILVPKSPMNSRADSEESPSEAAHSLEQTGQEPDAVPPEVALLEKPPAALLGPGEERARMGTRPRSQTILPPPPVPITPAAVRTLNGKGTSTFMAALAANGTASLQSAVTGVVGKRRLEERSSAFDKRLRFSVRQTESAYRYRDIVVKKQDGFTHILLSTKTSENNSLNPDVMKEVQSAMTTAAADDSKLVLLSAVGSVFCFGLDFIYFIRRLTDDRKKESTKMAESIRVFVLGRVGDNSLLQFRTLIVERQLVGYRPAWRWAEPGFQTPYATFGQTPDACSSLTFPRIMGVASANEMLLSGRKLTAQEACSKGLVSQVFWPGTFTQEVMVRIRELVSCNSVVLRESKALVRNTNRAALEQANERECEALKRVWGSPQGLDSILKYLHKKIDEF